The Campylobacter ureolyticus ACS-301-V-Sch3b genome has a segment encoding these proteins:
- a CDS encoding Gfo/Idh/MocA family protein, with protein sequence MKKKISIIGLGKIGKKHFSELRRSDYFELVGICDKDEKLDNFARFEFFNDIENMFVISKPQAVIIATPSKTHKEIILKSMKYVKNIFVESPCTENLEQVREMRYAANTSQTKIAVGFNERFNPTVISLLREFKKENEEIYSISIIRSCDCGEDIDIINDLLLKDLDLIRFILKTEISNIDVKKSSFENKEVVSSNLKTKNGILVNIISGSLYPIDRVFMEISAKSGVYLADLVNFTLHKITMNGRVNLRVENEDFSIRNEHKCFLDVCENKEFGNLASMEDVIKIREILR encoded by the coding sequence ATGAAGAAAAAGATTTCGATAATTGGGCTTGGAAAAATCGGTAAAAAACATTTTAGCGAGCTTAGAAGATCTGATTATTTTGAACTTGTTGGAATCTGTGATAAGGATGAAAAGCTTGATAATTTTGCAAGATTTGAGTTTTTTAACGATATTGAAAATATGTTTGTAATTTCAAAGCCGCAAGCTGTAATAATAGCAACACCATCAAAAACACATAAAGAAATCATTTTAAAATCTATGAAGTATGTAAAAAATATATTTGTTGAAAGTCCCTGTACTGAGAATTTAGAGCAAGTTAGAGAGATGCGCTATGCAGCAAATACAAGCCAAACAAAAATAGCTGTTGGATTTAATGAAAGATTTAATCCTACTGTAATATCTCTTTTAAGGGAATTTAAAAAAGAAAATGAAGAAATATATTCTATTAGTATTATTAGATCTTGTGATTGTGGTGAAGATATAGATATAATAAACGATTTGCTTTTAAAAGATTTGGACTTAATAAGGTTTATTTTAAAAACTGAAATTAGTAATATTGATGTTAAAAAATCATCTTTTGAAAATAAAGAAGTTGTTTCATCAAATTTAAAAACTAAAAATGGAATTTTAGTTAATATAATTTCTGGATCTTTATATCCTATAGATAGAGTTTTTATGGAAATTTCAGCTAAAAGTGGTGTTTATCTTGCTGATTTAGTAAATTTTACACTTCATAAAATTACAATGAATGGAAGAGTAAATTTAAGAGTTGAAAATGAGGATTTTTCCATAAGAAATGAACATAAGTGTTTTTTAGATGTTTGCGAAAATAAAGAGTTTGGAAATTTAGCAAGTATGGAAGATGTGATAAAAATAAGGGAGATTTTAAGATGA
- a CDS encoding peptidoglycan D,D-transpeptidase FtsI family protein has translation MQRKKDNKLSSWIIKFLLTPAILLIFLTIVFYWSSSQRNLPKLQSSDKTSAVRGSIISLDGYKVARSQKLYKVEIDTRSINKDKLDLFVKLYTIYTDDDPKRVKKLIQNTKGRVVLSYKINPKIATHLKELAHTLNQKKVFISFMTKDEKLHPPIGMSIIESGENRRYLADDSMSPFLGYIKKVEVDDITRARGVKGVEKFYDYYLFATKDQILKGPRDIGNNIIIEKNSIKSIREDGYDAVLNIPLKLQKEIELLLSKNALKYDATEIVAAIMNSKTGEILTLATSMRYNPSNITRKDYDALNLTATEYPYEPGSVIKPIIFSIVYENNKVGLNDIINTHNGSYKLGSRIIKDTNPQKSLSATDVVVKSSNIGMIEITSKLDNIKLFEGLLKYNLSNKTGIDMPYEQAGNIPTLNMLQNNSIKATISYGYGLQATFMQILNAFAIYNNDGVMITPRVVKYLQKDGKIYNLNEPFKKEIISKKTADAIKHILIETVNKGTGRKAITKGLVIGGKTGTARIAQKGEYTRLYNSSFFGFANDSNVSYTIGVLVREPKKGSYYAAQNALPVFKEIIDLLIKDNYLKPFKDENFEEIDHEILNSIKD, from the coding sequence ATGCAAAGAAAAAAAGACAATAAATTAAGTAGCTGGATAATTAAATTTTTACTTACTCCTGCAATACTTTTAATTTTTTTAACAATTGTATTTTATTGGTCAAGCTCACAAAGAAATTTACCAAAACTTCAAAGTAGCGATAAAACTAGTGCAGTAAGAGGAAGTATAATCTCACTTGATGGCTATAAAGTAGCAAGATCACAAAAGCTTTATAAAGTTGAAATTGATACAAGAAGTATAAATAAAGACAAGCTTGATCTTTTTGTAAAGCTTTATACTATTTATACAGATGATGACCCAAAAAGAGTTAAAAAATTGATTCAAAACACTAAAGGAAGAGTAGTTTTATCTTACAAAATCAATCCAAAAATAGCAACTCATCTAAAAGAACTTGCTCATACATTAAACCAAAAAAAAGTTTTTATCTCTTTTATGACAAAAGATGAAAAACTTCACCCACCAATTGGAATGAGCATAATAGAAAGTGGAGAAAACAGGCGCTATCTAGCAGATGATAGCATGAGTCCGTTTTTAGGATATATAAAAAAAGTTGAAGTCGATGATATAACAAGAGCAAGAGGTGTAAAGGGTGTTGAAAAATTTTATGATTACTATCTTTTTGCCACAAAAGATCAAATTTTAAAAGGCCCAAGAGATATAGGAAACAATATAATAATTGAAAAAAACTCCATAAAATCAATTAGAGAAGATGGCTATGATGCTGTTTTAAATATCCCTTTAAAGCTTCAAAAAGAAATTGAACTTTTACTAAGCAAAAATGCTTTAAAATACGATGCAACTGAAATTGTAGCAGCTATTATGAACTCAAAAACTGGAGAAATTTTAACTCTTGCAACATCTATGCGTTATAATCCATCAAATATAACAAGAAAAGATTATGATGCTTTAAACTTAACTGCTACTGAATATCCTTATGAGCCAGGTTCAGTAATAAAGCCAATAATTTTTTCAATTGTATATGAAAATAATAAAGTTGGCTTAAATGATATTATAAACACACATAATGGCTCATACAAGCTTGGCTCGAGAATTATAAAAGACACAAACCCACAAAAAAGTCTAAGCGCAACAGATGTAGTTGTAAAATCATCAAATATAGGAATGATAGAAATCACTTCAAAACTAGATAATATAAAGCTTTTCGAAGGGCTTTTAAAATATAATTTATCTAATAAAACAGGTATTGATATGCCTTATGAGCAAGCTGGAAATATACCAACTTTAAATATGCTACAAAACAATTCAATTAAAGCAACTATTAGTTATGGATATGGTTTACAAGCAACTTTTATGCAAATTCTAAATGCTTTTGCTATTTATAATAATGATGGCGTTATGATAACTCCAAGAGTTGTAAAATACCTGCAAAAAGATGGAAAAATTTATAATTTAAATGAACCTTTTAAAAAAGAGATAATTTCTAAAAAAACAGCTGATGCTATAAAACATATATTAATAGAAACTGTAAATAAAGGCACTGGAAGAAAGGCAATAACAAAAGGACTTGTTATTGGTGGCAAAACAGGAACTGCAAGAATAGCCCAAAAAGGCGAATACACAAGGCTTTATAACAGCTCATTTTTTGGTTTTGCAAATGATAGTAATGTAAGTTATACAATAGGTGTTTTAGTAAGAGAGCCTAAAAAAGGAAGTTACTACGCAGCACAAAATGCACTTCCTGTTTTTAAAGAAATAATTGATCTGCTTATAAAAGATAATTATTTAAAGCCTTTTAAAGATGAAAATTTTGAAGAAATTGATCACGAAATTTTAAATAGCATTAAAGACTAA
- the hemH gene encoding ferrochelatase, with the protein MKKVVLLLNMGGPNNLDEVSVFLKNMFNDKYILNIKNEKLRDKISSLIAFLRKKPATKNYELIGGKSPLVDTTTSLVEKLSKTKDYEFDFIMRYTPPFAKDVLGKYKGYDEIVLFPLYPHHSTTTVVSSLEDAKDWINKLNINANIKIIDVFFNDLEYNKIIIESIKNEIYGINENEVSDITLIFSAHSLPESIIKNGDLYERNVKAHIDILSNLIKKEGINFKDIKLAYQSRLGPVKWLEPNLSFILPLCVSKKALIYPLSFCIDNSETICELDIEYRKIANKNGFKYYRVCKCPNDSDEFVNFIANKVQNL; encoded by the coding sequence ATGAAAAAAGTAGTTTTACTTCTAAATATGGGAGGACCAAATAATCTTGATGAGGTTAGTGTTTTTTTAAAAAATATGTTTAATGATAAATATATTTTAAATATTAAAAATGAAAAACTAAGAGATAAAATTTCATCACTAATAGCGTTTTTAAGAAAAAAACCAGCAACTAAAAACTATGAATTAATTGGCGGAAAATCACCACTAGTTGATACTACAACTTCTTTGGTTGAAAAACTATCTAAAACAAAAGATTATGAGTTTGATTTTATTATGCGTTATACTCCGCCATTTGCAAAAGATGTGCTTGGAAAGTATAAAGGATATGATGAGATTGTGTTATTTCCTCTTTATCCACATCATTCTACTACAACTGTTGTTTCTAGTTTAGAGGATGCAAAAGATTGGATTAATAAGCTTAATATAAATGCAAATATAAAAATAATTGATGTATTTTTTAATGATTTGGAATATAATAAAATCATAATTGAGTCAATAAAAAATGAAATTTATGGCATAAATGAAAATGAAGTTTCTGATATAACTTTGATTTTTTCAGCTCATTCTTTGCCAGAAAGCATTATAAAAAATGGTGATTTATATGAAAGAAATGTCAAAGCTCATATTGATATTTTGTCAAATTTGATTAAAAAAGAGGGCATTAACTTTAAAGATATAAAGCTGGCTTATCAATCTCGCCTTGGACCAGTAAAGTGGCTTGAGCCAAATTTGAGTTTTATTTTGCCACTTTGTGTTTCAAAAAAAGCTTTGATTTATCCACTTTCATTTTGTATTGATAACTCAGAAACTATTTGTGAGCTTGATATAGAGTATAGAAAAATAGCAAATAAAAATGGCTTTAAATACTACAGAGTTTGTAAATGTCCAAACGATAGTGATGAATTTGTAAATTTCATAGCAAATAAAGTGCAAAATTTATAA